The following are from one region of the Streptomyces tuirus genome:
- the nuoF gene encoding NADH-quinone oxidoreductase subunit NuoF — protein MTLAPELKDMSPEKLLAPVLSAFWDEDKSWTLDVYRRHDGYEGLRKALAMTPDDVIAYVKESGLRGRGGAGFPTGMKWQFIPQGDGKPHYLVVNADESEPGTCKDIPLLFANPHSLIEGMIIACYAIRSSHAFIYLRGEVVPVLRRLHSAVREAYEAGFLGENIQGSGLDLDITVHAGAGAYICGEETALLDSLEGRRGQPRLRPPFPAVAGLYACPTVVNNVESIASVPAIMQRGKEWFRSMGSEKSPGFTLYSLSGHVAGPGQYEAPLGITLRQLLDMSGGMRPGHRLKFWTPGGSSTPMFTDEHLDVPLDYEGVGAAGSMLGTKALQCFDETTCVVRAVTRWTEFYAHESCGKCTPCREGTYWLVQLLRDIEAGKGQMSDLDKLNDIADNINGKSFCALGDGAASPIFSSLKYFREEYEQHITGRGCPFDPAKSTAWADRTEVNA, from the coding sequence ATGACCTTGGCACCCGAGCTGAAAGACATGAGCCCCGAGAAGCTGCTCGCACCGGTGCTGTCGGCCTTCTGGGACGAGGACAAGTCCTGGACGCTGGACGTGTACCGCAGGCACGACGGCTACGAGGGGCTGCGCAAGGCGCTCGCCATGACGCCGGACGACGTGATCGCGTACGTCAAGGAATCCGGTCTGCGCGGACGCGGCGGCGCGGGCTTCCCCACCGGCATGAAGTGGCAGTTCATCCCGCAGGGAGACGGCAAGCCTCACTATCTTGTTGTCAACGCCGACGAGTCGGAGCCCGGGACGTGCAAGGACATCCCGCTCCTCTTCGCGAACCCGCACAGCCTCATCGAGGGCATGATCATCGCGTGCTACGCCATCAGGTCGTCGCATGCCTTCATCTATCTGCGGGGTGAAGTCGTCCCGGTGCTGCGGCGGTTGCACTCGGCCGTGCGCGAGGCGTACGAGGCCGGCTTCCTCGGCGAGAACATCCAGGGCAGCGGACTCGACCTCGACATCACCGTGCACGCGGGCGCGGGCGCGTACATCTGCGGTGAGGAGACCGCACTGCTCGACTCGCTCGAAGGCCGCCGGGGCCAGCCGCGGCTTCGTCCCCCCTTCCCTGCCGTCGCGGGCCTCTATGCGTGCCCGACTGTGGTGAACAACGTCGAATCGATCGCGTCGGTTCCCGCGATCATGCAGCGGGGCAAGGAATGGTTCCGGTCGATGGGGAGTGAGAAGTCGCCCGGCTTCACGCTCTACTCCCTCTCCGGCCACGTCGCCGGCCCCGGCCAGTACGAGGCGCCGCTCGGGATCACGCTCCGCCAGCTCCTCGACATGAGCGGCGGGATGCGCCCCGGGCACCGCCTGAAGTTCTGGACGCCGGGCGGCTCCTCGACCCCGATGTTCACCGACGAGCACCTCGACGTCCCCCTCGACTACGAAGGGGTGGGCGCCGCGGGTTCCATGCTCGGCACCAAGGCCCTCCAGTGCTTCGACGAGACGACCTGCGTGGTGCGGGCCGTCACCCGCTGGACGGAGTTCTACGCACACGAGTCCTGCGGCAAGTGCACGCCCTGCCGCGAAGGGACCTACTGGCTCGTGCAGTTGCTGCGCGACATCGAGGCCGGCAAGGGACAGATGTCCGATCTCGACAAGCTGAACGACATCGCCGACAACATCAACGGCAAGTCCTTCTGCGCCCTCGGCGACGGCGCCGCCTCGCCGATCTTCTCCTCGCTCAAGTACTTCCGCGAGGAGTACGAGCAGCACATCACGGGCCGGGGCTGCCCCTTCGACCCGGCCAAGTCGACGGCCTGGGCCGACCGCACGGAGGTGAACGCATGA
- a CDS encoding NuoB/complex I 20 kDa subunit family protein — MGLEEKLPSGFLLTTVEQAAGWVRKASVFPATFGLACCAIEMMTTGAGRYDLARFGMEVFRGSPRQADLMIVAGRVSQKMAPVLRQVYDQMPNPKWVISMGVCASSGGMFNNYAIVQGVDHIVPVDIYLPGCPPRPEMLLDAILKLHQKIQSSKLGVNAEEAAREAEEAALKALPTIEMKGLLR; from the coding sequence ATGGGACTCGAAGAAAAGCTGCCGAGCGGCTTCCTGCTGACCACCGTCGAGCAGGCCGCGGGCTGGGTGCGCAAGGCCTCGGTCTTTCCGGCCACGTTCGGCCTCGCCTGCTGTGCCATCGAGATGATGACCACCGGCGCGGGCCGCTACGACCTGGCGCGCTTCGGCATGGAGGTCTTCCGGGGCTCGCCGCGCCAGGCGGACCTGATGATCGTCGCCGGCCGGGTCAGCCAGAAGATGGCGCCGGTGCTCCGGCAGGTCTACGACCAGATGCCGAACCCCAAGTGGGTGATCTCCATGGGGGTCTGCGCCTCGTCGGGCGGCATGTTCAACAACTACGCCATCGTCCAGGGCGTCGACCACATCGTGCCGGTCGACATCTACCTCCCCGGCTGCCCGCCCCGGCCGGAGATGCTCTTGGACGCGATCCTCAAGCTCCACCAGAAGATCCAGAGCTCCAAGCTCGGCGTGAACGCCGAGGAGGCGGCCCGCGAGGCGGAGGAAGCGGCGCTCAAGGCGCTGCCCACCATCGAGATGAAGGGGCTGCTGCGGTGA
- the nuoE gene encoding NADH-quinone oxidoreductase subunit NuoE, protein MTTSSSERGVSLGMPELPAPAYPDDVRARLETDAREVIARYPDSRSALLPLLHLVQAEEGHVTRTGMQFCADVLGLTTAEVTAVATFYTMYRRRPSGDYQVGVCTNTLCAVMGGDAIFEELQEHLGVGNGETTGDGKVTLEHIECNAACDFAPVVMVNWEFFDNQTPDSAKSLVDDLRAGRPVTPTRGARMCTFKETARILAGFPDERDGAVESGGSAGPASLIGLKLAKGEASPARVVHPRGEAARSGAPHEPSPTEHLSSHDAPQDTSASDPAHPAGPTAEEGE, encoded by the coding sequence GTGACCACATCGTCTTCCGAGCGGGGCGTCAGCCTGGGCATGCCCGAACTGCCCGCCCCCGCCTACCCGGACGACGTCCGGGCCCGTCTGGAGACGGACGCGCGCGAGGTCATCGCCCGCTACCCCGACTCCCGGTCCGCCCTGCTGCCGCTGCTGCACCTCGTCCAGGCCGAGGAGGGGCACGTCACCCGCACCGGCATGCAGTTCTGCGCGGACGTGCTCGGACTGACCACGGCCGAGGTGACCGCGGTCGCCACCTTCTACACCATGTACCGCCGCCGGCCGAGCGGCGACTACCAGGTGGGGGTGTGCACCAACACCCTGTGCGCCGTCATGGGCGGGGACGCGATCTTCGAGGAGCTCCAGGAGCACCTCGGCGTCGGCAACGGCGAGACCACCGGCGACGGCAAGGTCACCCTGGAGCACATCGAGTGCAACGCGGCCTGCGACTTCGCGCCGGTCGTGATGGTCAACTGGGAGTTCTTCGACAACCAGACCCCCGACAGCGCCAAGAGCCTCGTCGACGACCTGCGCGCGGGACGGCCGGTCACGCCCACCCGCGGCGCGCGCATGTGCACCTTCAAGGAGACCGCGCGAATCCTGGCCGGCTTCCCCGACGAGCGGGACGGAGCCGTCGAGTCCGGCGGAAGCGCGGGACCCGCCTCCCTGATCGGCCTGAAGCTCGCCAAGGGGGAGGCATCTCCCGCACGCGTGGTGCACCCGCGCGGTGAGGCGGCCCGGAGCGGGGCACCGCACGAGCCGTCACCGACCGAGCACCTGAGCTCGCACGACGCGCCGCAGGACACATCGGCCTCCGACCCGGCCCACCCGGCCGGGCCCACCGCCGAGGAGGGGGAGTGA
- a CDS encoding NADH-quinone oxidoreductase subunit D, whose product MSTSHASPRETTEGTVYTVTGGDWDEVVQSAARADDERIVVNMGPQHPSTHGVLRLILEIDGETVTEARCGIGYLHTGIEKNLEYRTWTQGTTFVTRMDYLTPFFNETAYCLGVEKLLGIEDQIPDRASIIRVLLMELNRLSSHLVCIATGGMELGATTIMIYGFRDRELILDIYELITGLRMNHAYIRPGGLAQDLPPGAVDQIREFVKKMKKNLPEYDKLATGNPIFKARMQDVGYLDLAGCMALGATGPILRSTGLPHDLRKAQPYCGYETYDFEIPTADTCDSYGRFLIRLEEMRQSLRIVEQCLDRLQPGPVMVADKKIAWPAQLALGPDGLGNSLDHIKKIMGTSMEALIHHFKLVTEGFRVPPGQAYAAVESPKGELGVHVVSDGGTRPYRVHFRDPSFTNLQAMAAMCEGGQVADVIVAVASIDPVMGGVDR is encoded by the coding sequence ATGAGCACTTCCCACGCCTCCCCTCGGGAGACGACCGAGGGCACCGTCTACACGGTCACCGGCGGCGACTGGGACGAGGTCGTCCAGTCCGCGGCCCGGGCCGACGACGAGCGCATCGTCGTCAACATGGGCCCGCAGCACCCGTCCACCCACGGTGTGCTCCGCCTGATCCTGGAGATCGACGGCGAGACCGTCACCGAGGCCCGCTGCGGAATCGGTTATCTGCACACCGGCATCGAGAAGAACCTCGAATACCGCACGTGGACGCAGGGCACCACGTTCGTGACGCGCATGGACTACCTGACGCCGTTCTTCAACGAGACGGCGTACTGCCTCGGCGTCGAGAAGCTCCTCGGCATCGAGGACCAGATCCCGGACCGCGCCTCGATCATCCGCGTGCTCCTGATGGAGCTGAACCGCCTCTCCTCGCACCTGGTGTGCATCGCCACCGGCGGCATGGAGCTCGGCGCGACCACGATCATGATCTACGGCTTTCGTGATCGTGAACTCATTCTCGATATCTACGAGCTGATCACCGGCCTGCGGATGAACCACGCGTACATCCGCCCCGGCGGACTCGCCCAGGACCTGCCGCCCGGCGCGGTGGACCAGATCCGCGAGTTCGTGAAGAAGATGAAGAAGAACCTCCCGGAGTACGACAAGCTCGCCACCGGGAACCCCATCTTCAAGGCGCGTATGCAGGACGTCGGCTACCTCGACCTGGCCGGCTGCATGGCCCTCGGCGCGACGGGCCCGATCCTGCGCTCCACCGGCCTGCCGCACGACCTGCGCAAGGCGCAGCCCTACTGCGGCTACGAGACCTACGACTTCGAGATCCCGACCGCGGACACCTGCGACTCCTACGGCCGCTTCCTCATCCGGCTGGAGGAGATGCGCCAGTCCCTCAGGATCGTCGAGCAGTGCCTGGACCGGCTCCAGCCCGGCCCGGTCATGGTCGCCGACAAGAAGATCGCCTGGCCGGCCCAGCTGGCCCTCGGTCCCGACGGCCTCGGCAACTCCCTCGACCACATCAAGAAGATCATGGGCACCTCCATGGAGGCCCTGATCCACCACTTCAAGCTGGTGACCGAGGGCTTCCGCGTCCCGCCGGGACAGGCGTACGCGGCGGTCGAGTCGCCCAAGGGCGAACTCGGGGTGCACGTCGTCTCCGACGGCGGCACCCGTCCCTACCGGGTCCACTTCCGGGATCCGTCCTTCACCAACCTTCAGGCCATGGCGGCGATGTGCGAGGGCGGCCAGGTCGCCGACGTCATCGTCGCCGTCGCGTCCATCGACCCCGTGATGGGAGGCGTCGACCGGTGA
- a CDS encoding NADH-quinone oxidoreductase subunit C has protein sequence MSDANGNGVNPEKDLSAENLPGQRGQGGEEIRVQRGMFGAGNGGDTSGYGGLVRSVRLPGPASRPYGGWFDDVADELEGALEEQGLVPGNAIEKTVVDRDELTFHIEREHLVRVARTLRDDPALRFELCTGVSGVHYPNDKGRELHAVYHLRSITHNRVIRLEVSAPDSDPHIPSLFEVYPTNDWHERETYDFFGIVFDGHPALTRIMMPDDWQGFPQRKDYPLGGIPVEYKGAQIPAPDQRRSYS, from the coding sequence GTGAGCGACGCGAACGGCAACGGGGTCAACCCCGAGAAGGACCTCTCCGCGGAGAACCTCCCGGGCCAGCGCGGCCAGGGCGGTGAGGAGATCCGCGTCCAGCGCGGCATGTTCGGAGCCGGCAACGGCGGAGACACCTCCGGCTACGGCGGCCTGGTCCGCTCGGTCCGGCTCCCGGGACCGGCGAGCCGCCCCTACGGCGGATGGTTCGACGACGTCGCCGACGAGCTGGAGGGCGCCCTGGAGGAGCAGGGCCTGGTCCCCGGCAACGCCATCGAGAAGACGGTCGTCGACCGCGACGAGCTGACCTTCCACATCGAGCGCGAACACCTCGTCCGCGTCGCCCGCACCCTGCGCGACGACCCGGCCCTGCGCTTCGAACTGTGCACCGGCGTCAGCGGCGTGCACTACCCCAACGACAAGGGCCGCGAGCTGCACGCCGTCTACCACCTGCGGTCGATCACCCACAACCGGGTGATCCGCCTGGAGGTCAGCGCCCCCGACAGCGACCCGCACATCCCGTCGCTGTTCGAGGTCTATCCGACGAACGACTGGCACGAGCGCGAGACCTACGACTTCTTCGGAATCGTCTTCGACGGTCACCCGGCCCTGACGCGGATCATGATGCCGGACGACTGGCAGGGCTTCCCGCAGCGCAAGGACTACCCCCTCGGCGGTATCCCCGTCGAGTACAAGGGCGCCCAGATCCCGGCTCCGGACCAGCGGAGGTCGTACTCATGA
- a CDS encoding NADH-quinone oxidoreductase subunit G: protein MTVTTSSPSGGEAAVPPEDLVSLTIDGAEISVPKGTLVIRAAEQLGIEIPRFCDHPLLDPAGACRQCIVEVEGQRKPMASCTITCTDGMVVRTHLTSPVAEKAQKGVMELLLINHPLDCPVCDKGGECPLQNQAMSHGDADSRFEGRKRTYEKPVPISTQVLLDRERCVLCARCTRFSNQVAGDPMIELIERGALQQVGTGEGDPFESYFSGNTIQICPVGALTSAAYRFRSRPFDLVSSPSVCEHCSGGCATRTDHRRGKVMRRLAADDPEVNEEWICDKGRFGFRYAQQRDRLETPLVRNAEGELEPASWPEALQIAAQGLLASRGRTGVLTGGRLTVEDAYAYSKFARVALDTNDIDFRARVHSSEEADFLAARIAGRGRDLDGTGVTYTALEKAPAVLLVGFEAEEEAPGVFLRLRKAWRQHGQKVYSLATHATRGLEKAGGTLLPAAPGTETEWLDALAGGAGLEDDGALAAEALRADGAVIVVGERLAAVAGGLTAAARTASATGAQLVWIPRRAGERGAIEAGALPSLLPGGRPATDPRARDEVAGVWGVAGLPHRYGRDTGQIVEAAARGELQALLVAGVEVADLPDPARARAALDEVGFLVSLELRPSEISRKADVVLPVAAVAEKAGTFLNWEGRIRFFEAALKPDQMTRRSAPTDARVLQMLADAMDVHLGLPDLRTVRGEIDRLGAWDGPRAGEPLETAAALPRPAAGEAVLAGHRLLLDQGVLQQGDEALAGTRHAARARVSSATAAEAGVKDGDLLAVTGPQGVVELPLQISDMPDRVVWLPLNSTGGGVASDTGARPGSLVRIGPATLAGEAHKEVEA, encoded by the coding sequence ATGACCGTGACCACCAGCTCTCCCTCCGGCGGGGAAGCGGCGGTCCCGCCGGAGGACCTCGTGTCGCTGACGATCGACGGCGCGGAGATCAGCGTGCCCAAGGGCACCCTGGTCATCCGGGCCGCCGAGCAGCTCGGCATCGAGATCCCCCGGTTCTGCGACCACCCCCTGCTCGACCCGGCCGGCGCCTGCCGCCAGTGCATCGTCGAGGTCGAGGGCCAGCGCAAGCCCATGGCGTCCTGCACGATCACCTGTACGGACGGGATGGTCGTCAGGACTCACCTCACCTCCCCGGTCGCCGAGAAGGCCCAGAAGGGTGTGATGGAGCTCCTGCTCATCAACCACCCGCTGGACTGCCCGGTCTGCGACAAGGGCGGCGAGTGCCCGCTGCAGAACCAGGCCATGTCGCACGGCGACGCCGACTCCCGCTTCGAGGGCCGCAAGCGGACCTACGAGAAGCCCGTCCCGATCTCCACCCAGGTGCTGCTCGACCGCGAGCGGTGCGTGCTGTGCGCCCGCTGCACCCGGTTCTCCAACCAGGTCGCGGGCGACCCGATGATCGAGCTGATCGAGCGGGGCGCGCTCCAGCAGGTCGGCACCGGCGAGGGCGACCCCTTCGAGTCGTACTTCTCCGGCAACACCATCCAGATCTGCCCGGTCGGCGCGCTGACCTCGGCGGCGTACCGATTCCGCTCCCGCCCCTTCGACCTGGTCTCCTCGCCGTCGGTGTGCGAGCACTGCTCCGGCGGCTGCGCCACGCGCACCGACCACCGGCGCGGCAAGGTCATGCGGCGCCTCGCCGCCGACGACCCCGAGGTCAACGAGGAGTGGATCTGCGACAAGGGGCGGTTCGGGTTCCGGTACGCGCAGCAGCGCGACCGGCTCGAGACGCCGCTGGTGCGCAACGCCGAGGGCGAGCTGGAACCGGCCTCCTGGCCCGAGGCGCTCCAGATCGCGGCCCAGGGGCTGCTGGCCTCCCGGGGCCGCACCGGAGTCCTCACCGGCGGCCGCCTCACCGTCGAGGACGCCTACGCGTACAGCAAGTTCGCGCGCGTGGCGCTCGACACCAACGACATCGACTTCCGCGCGCGCGTGCACAGCAGCGAGGAGGCCGACTTCCTCGCCGCCCGGATCGCCGGGCGCGGCCGGGACCTCGACGGCACGGGCGTCACGTACACCGCGCTGGAGAAGGCCCCCGCCGTCCTGCTCGTCGGGTTCGAGGCGGAGGAGGAGGCCCCCGGCGTCTTCCTGCGGCTGCGCAAGGCCTGGCGTCAGCACGGGCAGAAGGTCTACTCCCTGGCCACGCACGCCACGCGCGGTCTGGAGAAGGCCGGTGGCACGCTGCTGCCGGCGGCTCCCGGCACCGAGACGGAGTGGCTGGACGCGCTCGCGGGCGGCGCCGGCCTGGAGGACGACGGCGCACTCGCCGCCGAGGCGCTGCGCGCCGATGGCGCGGTGATCGTCGTCGGCGAGCGGCTGGCCGCCGTGGCCGGCGGGCTCACCGCCGCCGCGCGCACCGCCTCCGCCACCGGCGCCCAACTGGTGTGGATCCCGCGCCGGGCCGGGGAACGCGGTGCGATCGAGGCGGGCGCGCTGCCGTCGCTGCTGCCGGGCGGGCGCCCGGCCACCGACCCGCGCGCGCGTGACGAGGTCGCCGGCGTCTGGGGCGTCGCGGGCCTCCCGCACCGCTACGGGCGGGACACCGGCCAGATCGTGGAGGCCGCCGCGAGAGGCGAGCTCCAGGCCCTGCTGGTGGCGGGCGTGGAGGTCGCCGACCTGCCCGACCCGGCACGCGCGCGTGCGGCGCTGGACGAGGTGGGCTTCCTGGTCTCGCTGGAGCTGCGGCCGAGCGAGATCAGCCGCAAGGCCGACGTGGTCCTGCCGGTCGCGGCGGTCGCCGAGAAGGCCGGCACCTTCCTCAACTGGGAAGGCCGCATCCGCTTCTTCGAGGCGGCGCTCAAGCCCGACCAGATGACCCGCCGCTCCGCGCCCACCGACGCGCGGGTGCTGCAGATGCTGGCCGACGCCATGGACGTCCACCTCGGACTGCCGGATCTGCGCACCGTGCGCGGCGAGATCGACCGGCTCGGCGCCTGGGACGGCCCGCGGGCCGGCGAGCCGCTGGAGACCGCGGCCGCGCTGCCGCGGCCCGCCGCCGGGGAAGCCGTGCTCGCGGGCCACCGGCTGCTGCTCGACCAGGGCGTCCTCCAGCAGGGCGACGAGGCACTCGCCGGCACCCGGCACGCCGCCCGCGCGCGGGTGTCGTCCGCGACGGCCGCCGAGGCCGGCGTCAAGGACGGCGACCTGCTCGCCGTGACCGGCCCCCAGGGGGTCGTGGAACTCCCGCTCCAGATCAGCGACATGCCGGACCGGGTGGTGTGGCTGCCGCTGAACTCCACCGGCGGCGGCGTCGCCTCCGACACCGGGGCGCGGCCCGGCTCCCTCGTCCGCATCGGCCCGGCGACGCTCGCCGGCGAGGCCCACAAGGAGGTGGAGGCATGA
- a CDS encoding GNAT family N-acetyltransferase: MNRALPAVRLRVPTHEDAFVWHRIFDDPDVMEYQGGRAAELSVYEELTARQRRHDAELGFCLWTVLDESGQVIGFTGAQPWERSWRPAGEIEIGWRLGREHWGKGYVTAAALQTLERMRASGVPGVVAMVDARNSRSIAVTKRLGMRLAETFTTPASQREGHCYRLELQSVDGE; this comes from the coding sequence GTGAATCGCGCTCTCCCCGCTGTGCGGCTTCGCGTTCCCACCCACGAGGACGCGTTCGTCTGGCACCGGATCTTCGACGATCCGGACGTCATGGAGTACCAGGGCGGCCGGGCCGCGGAACTCTCGGTCTACGAGGAGCTCACCGCCCGCCAGCGCCGGCACGACGCGGAGCTCGGCTTCTGCCTGTGGACCGTGCTCGACGAGTCGGGGCAGGTCATCGGCTTCACCGGCGCCCAGCCGTGGGAGCGGTCCTGGCGCCCGGCCGGGGAGATCGAGATCGGCTGGCGGCTGGGCCGGGAGCACTGGGGCAAGGGCTACGTCACCGCCGCCGCGCTGCAGACGCTGGAGCGGATGCGGGCCAGCGGCGTCCCGGGCGTCGTCGCGATGGTCGACGCCCGCAACAGCCGGTCCATCGCGGTGACCAAGCGCCTCGGGATGCGCCTCGCGGAGACGTTCACGACCCCGGCCTCGCAGCGGGAGGGTCACTGCTACCGGCTCGAACTCCAGTCTGTTGACGGAGAGTAG
- a CDS encoding PASTA domain-containing protein, whose amino-acid sequence MRVPRLVGLMAVDARETARAQGLLLTAPDRPELPLAVVDYVVRQYPQPGAEVPRDSMVYVWFDFGPGEGGGGVHEPRIPRPPRGGLQRELDEPGDPYMVLSSP is encoded by the coding sequence GTGCGCGTACCGCGTCTGGTCGGCCTGATGGCCGTGGACGCGCGGGAGACGGCCCGGGCGCAGGGCCTCCTCCTCACCGCACCGGACCGGCCCGAGCTCCCTCTCGCCGTCGTCGACTACGTCGTACGCCAGTACCCGCAGCCCGGTGCCGAGGTGCCGCGGGACTCGATGGTCTACGTGTGGTTCGACTTCGGCCCCGGTGAGGGCGGCGGGGGCGTGCACGAACCGCGGATCCCGCGTCCGCCCAGGGGCGGTCTCCAGCGCGAGCTGGACGAGCCGGGCGATCCCTACATGGTCCTCAGCTCGCCCTAG
- a CDS encoding NADH-quinone oxidoreductase subunit A translates to MNAYAPILVLGALGAGFAIFSVVMATLIGPKRYNRAKLEAYECGIEPTPTPAGGGRFPIKYYLTAMLFIIFDIEIVFLYPWAVTFDALGIFGLVEMLLFVLTVFVAYAYVWRRGGLEWD, encoded by the coding sequence GTGAACGCTTATGCGCCCATCCTCGTACTGGGAGCCCTCGGGGCAGGCTTTGCGATCTTCTCCGTGGTCATGGCCACGTTGATCGGGCCCAAGCGGTACAACCGCGCCAAGCTCGAGGCCTACGAGTGCGGTATCGAGCCGACCCCCACGCCGGCCGGCGGCGGGCGGTTCCCCATCAAGTACTACCTGACGGCGATGCTCTTCATCATTTTCGATATCGAGATCGTCTTCCTCTACCCCTGGGCCGTCACCTTCGACGCCCTGGGGATCTTCGGGCTCGTGGAGATGCTGCTCTTCGTGCTCACCGTCTTCGTCGCGTACGCGTACGTATGGCGGCGCGGCGGCCTGGAATGGGACTGA
- a CDS encoding geranylgeranyl reductase family protein — translation MTVVTEPLSENTADVIVVGAGPAGSTTAYHLAKAGLDVLLLEKTEFPREKVCGDGLTPRAVKQLVAMGIDISEEAGWLRNKGLRIIGGGVRLQLDWPDLASFPDYGLVRKRDDFDEQLAHNAQKAGARLFERCNVGAPILDERTGRITGVHAKLGEDKREVTFHAPLVVAADGNSTRLSLAMGLHRREDRPMGVAVRTYFTSPRHDDDYLESWLELWDRRGPQDRLLPGYGWIFGMGDGTSNVGLGVLNTSDSFKELDWREVLKAWCASMPEDWGYTPDNMTGPIRGAALPMAFNRQPHYTKGLLLVGDAGGLVNPFNGEGIAYAMESGQIAADVIVQAHARPTPASRELALQRYPRVLKDTYGGYYTLGRAFVKLIGNPKVMQIAAQRGLTHPMLMKFTLKLLANLTDPTGGDAMDRIINGLSRVAPKA, via the coding sequence GTGACCGTCGTGACCGAGCCCCTCTCCGAGAACACCGCCGATGTGATCGTCGTGGGCGCGGGGCCGGCCGGCTCCACCACCGCCTACCACCTCGCCAAGGCCGGACTCGACGTCCTCCTGCTGGAGAAGACCGAGTTCCCCCGCGAGAAGGTCTGCGGCGACGGCCTCACCCCGCGCGCCGTCAAGCAGCTGGTCGCGATGGGCATCGACATCTCGGAGGAGGCCGGCTGGCTGCGCAACAAGGGCCTGCGCATCATCGGCGGCGGGGTGCGGCTCCAGCTCGACTGGCCGGATCTCGCCTCCTTCCCCGACTACGGCCTCGTCCGCAAGCGCGACGACTTCGACGAGCAGCTCGCCCACAACGCCCAGAAGGCCGGTGCCCGGCTCTTCGAGCGGTGCAACGTGGGCGCGCCGATCCTGGACGAGCGCACGGGCCGCATCACCGGGGTGCACGCCAAGCTCGGTGAGGACAAGCGCGAGGTCACCTTCCACGCCCCGCTGGTGGTGGCCGCCGACGGCAACTCCACCCGGCTGTCCCTGGCGATGGGCCTGCACCGGCGCGAGGACCGCCCGATGGGCGTGGCGGTGCGCACGTACTTCACCAGCCCGCGCCACGACGACGACTACCTGGAGTCCTGGCTGGAGCTGTGGGACCGGCGCGGCCCGCAGGACCGGCTGCTGCCCGGCTACGGCTGGATCTTCGGCATGGGCGACGGCACGTCCAACGTCGGGCTCGGTGTCCTCAACACCTCAGACTCCTTCAAGGAGCTGGACTGGCGCGAGGTGCTGAAGGCCTGGTGCGCGTCCATGCCGGAGGACTGGGGCTACACCCCGGACAACATGACCGGCCCGATCCGCGGCGCCGCGCTCCCCATGGCCTTCAACCGCCAGCCGCACTACACCAAGGGCCTGCTGCTCGTCGGCGACGCCGGCGGCCTGGTGAACCCCTTCAACGGCGAGGGCATCGCCTACGCCATGGAGTCCGGCCAGATCGCCGCCGACGTCATCGTCCAGGCCCACGCCCGGCCGACCCCGGCGAGCCGCGAACTGGCCCTCCAGCGATACCCGCGCGTCCTGAAGGACACCTACGGCGGCTACTACACGCTCGGCCGGGCCTTCGTGAAGCTCATCGGCAACCCGAAGGTCATGCAGATCGCGGCCCAGCGCGGTCTCACGCACCCGATGTTGATGAAGTTCACCCTGAAGCTCCTCGCGAACCTCACCGACCCGACGGGCGGCGACGCGATGGACCGCATCATCAACGGGCTGAGCAGGGTGGCCCCCAAGGCCTGA
- a CDS encoding C40 family peptidase yields MKEPLVPVVPMSHTAHIRSHRKPRRSATSSIAVRAGVAGGVLSMAAAGASASASAAEPVTQTIELPTLTADLSAQVAQSAAATQQAAANYELRAERDAAAAEAAAEAKKDLAAAKKAEAKKKAAEAARKAAAERATRSAERTTLSASASTSTSVSAPASGSVATVVAFLKAQVGDAYVMGATGPNAWDCSSLVQAAYKQVGVDLPRVSQDQSMAGTDVPLSSVQVGDILYWGGKGSAYHVGVYIGNGQYLDAANPSKGVVIQDLSGYPASGAVRVL; encoded by the coding sequence ATGAAGGAGCCCCTGGTACCGGTTGTTCCCATGTCCCACACCGCTCACATACGCAGCCACCGGAAACCCCGCCGCAGCGCGACCTCTTCGATCGCCGTGCGTGCCGGAGTCGCCGGTGGTGTTCTCAGCATGGCAGCGGCGGGTGCGTCGGCCTCGGCGAGCGCCGCCGAGCCGGTGACGCAGACCATCGAACTGCCCACCCTGACGGCCGACCTGTCCGCTCAGGTCGCCCAGTCCGCGGCCGCCACCCAGCAGGCCGCCGCGAACTACGAGCTGCGCGCCGAGCGTGACGCGGCCGCCGCCGAGGCCGCCGCGGAAGCCAAGAAGGACCTCGCCGCCGCGAAGAAGGCCGAGGCCAAGAAGAAGGCCGCCGAGGCCGCCCGCAAGGCCGCCGCCGAGCGCGCCACGCGCAGCGCCGAGCGCACCACCCTCTCCGCCTCCGCGTCCACCTCGACCTCCGTGTCGGCGCCCGCCAGCGGCAGCGTCGCGACGGTCGTCGCGTTCCTCAAGGCCCAGGTGGGCGACGCCTACGTCATGGGCGCCACCGGTCCCAATGCCTGGGACTGCTCCTCCCTCGTGCAGGCCGCGTACAAGCAGGTTGGTGTGGATCTGCCGCGCGTCTCGCAGGACCAGTCGATGGCCGGCACGGACGTGCCGCTCTCTAGCGTCCAGGTCGGCGACATCCTGTACTGGGGCGGCAAGGGCTCCGCGTACCACGTGGGTGTCTACATCGGGAACGGCCAGTACCTGGACGCGGCCAACCCGTCCAAGGGCGTCGTCATCCAGGACCTGTCGGGCTACCCGGCGTCGGGCGCGGTCCGCGTCCTGTGA